From Drosophila virilis strain 15010-1051.87 chromosome X, Dvir_AGI_RSII-ME, whole genome shotgun sequence, the proteins below share one genomic window:
- the LOC6634827 gene encoding probable RNA-binding protein CG14230: MGSTRFFLADLPAKTTEHDLRALFQDYGDVERVELKTKEQFVDSGQTIAKVIAFVTAQTEDADYCVNELNWQRLHGAKLKVSLAKESFLDRLKRERDEGQQSAQELHNASESNQSSSRLLAQNTQNKRRVFGEHEEINDEDVAPELLITKKRAAHSMINGKIVIQQEHDVKPLHIIEQHRKPVGKQLDAKAAIADLKRKESLNKMKLQHEQKKTAIQQALASTAAGQAKRIKFSDAEEEDEVTPKPKKEQPKKALFEDDEEDEQEQEVLLPQHSGKKGERLVEMQSKQSLDPRFRITANFVAEDGEDDDEEAEAEDAAAEQKQQDKAQDSERNWQMGILEQVIGRKIDSSNAPGAKASKNKKMLRFDPAKEEHQQMLRVKSKKEDNAKPQPKAATAATAEDAARPAPVSQNAFYVVTDTLKQSLKTRGEGFSLLEMFGSSHEEAVAERQDQLEKLGHEKILVNKSNKLGLGQVNPFSYDSSDSEDDNRDADAQQQALAKENEAPVKIPGKQKPKKSQIFTETFFIPKNDARLKEGAKLFKSSKPELENENYDEVKKRLKFLITKKISKTQKNISGKDVKKNKNKKRNKF, encoded by the exons ATGGGCAGCACGCGTTTCTTCCTTGCCGACTTGCCGGCCAAAACCACAGAGCATGACCTGCGTGCACTTTTCCAGGACTATGGCGACGTGGAGCGCGTGGAGCTAAAGACGAAAGAACAGTTTGTGGATTCGGGTCAAACAATAGCCAAAGTTATAGCTTTCGTGACGGCGCAGACGGAGGATGCCGACTACT GCGTCAATGAGCTCAACTGGCAGCGGCTGCATGGTGCCAAGCTGAAGGTGTCGCTGGCCAAGGAATCGTTCTTGGATCGCCTCAAGCGCGAGCGTGACGAGGGCCAGCAGAGCGCACAGGAGTTGCACAATGCCAGCGAATCGAATCAAAGCAGTTCCCGTCTGCTGGCACAGAATACGCAAAACAAGCGACGCGTATTTGGGGAGCACGAGGAGATCAACGATGAGGATGTGGCGCCCGAGCTGCTGATAACCAAAAAGCGTGCCGCCCACTCCATGATCAATGGCAAA ATTGTCATCCAGCAGGAGCACGACGTGAAGCCGCTGCACATCATCGAGCAACACAGGAAGCCCGTCGGTAAGCAACTGGATGCGAAGGCTGCCATAGCGGACCTCAAGCGCAAGGAGTCGCTAAACAAGATGAAGCTGCAGCACGAACAAAAGAAAACGGCCATACAGCAGGCATTGGCCTCCACGGCGGCGGGTCAGGCCAAACGCATCAAGTTCAGCGATGCCGAAGAGGAGGATGAGGTGACGCCAAAGCCAAAAAAGGAGCAGCCCAAAAAAGCTCTCTTCGAGGATGACGAGGAGGATGAGCAGGAACAAGaggtgctgctgccgcagcatAGCGGCAAGAAGGGCGAACGTCTGGTCGaaatgcaaagcaaacaaagttTGGATCCCAGATTTCGTATAACAGCAAATTTTGTGGCCGAAGATGGtgaggatgatgatgaggaggcggaggcggaggatgcagcagctgagcagaagcAACAGGACAAGGCACAGGATAGCGAGCGCAACTGGCAAATGGGCATTCTGGAGCAGGTCATTGGACGCAAAATAGACAGCAGCAATGCGCCCGGCGCCAAGGCGTCCAAGAACAAGAAAATGTTGCGCTTTGATCCCGCCAAAGAGGAACACCAGCAAATGCTGCGTGTCAAGTCGAAAAAGGAAGACAACGCCAAGCCACAGCCAAAGGCGGCGACAGCAGCCACCGCTGAGGACGCCGCCAGGCCGGCGCCCGTCTCCCAGAATGCATTCTATGTGGTCACCGATACGCTGAAGCAATCGCTTAAGACGCGTGGCGAGGGCTTCAGTCTGTTGGAAATGTTTGGCAGCAGTCACGAGGAGGCGGTCGCCGAGCGACAGGATCAGCTGGAGAAGCTCGGCCACGAAAAGATATTGGTCAACAAGTCCAACAAACTGGGTCTGGGCCAAGTCAATCCCTTCAGCTACGATTCCTCCGACAGCGAGGACGATAATCGTGATGCGGAtgcacagcagcaggcgctggCCAAGGAGAACGAGGCGCCCGTCAAGATACCTggcaaacaaaagccaaaaaagtCACAAATCTTTACCGAAACCTTTTTCATACCCAAAAATGATGCCAGGCTCAAAG AGGGCGCGAAATTATTCAAGTCCAGCAAACCGGAGCTGGAGAACGAGAATTATGATGAGGTTAAGAAGCGTCTTAAATTCCTTATAACCAAGAAAATTTCCAAGACGCAGAAAAACATTTCCGGCAAAGATGTcaagaaaaacaagaataaaaagcgaaataaattttaa
- the Tcs4 gene encoding probable tRNA N6-adenosine threonylcarbamoyltransferase, mitochondrial: MYAAAVPQLLRCPGASRHTGKRLVSYVLGIETSCDDTGIAIVDTTGRVHANVLESQQQFHTRYGGIIPPRAQDLHRARIENAYERCLEQAQLQPEQLEAIAVTTRPGLPLSLIVGLRFARHLARREHKPLLPVHHMEAHALQVRMEQLTEIGYPYLCLLISGGHCQLAVVQGPGRLTLLGETLDDAPGEAFDKIARRLRLYVLPQYRLWNGGRAVEHAAQTARQPAAYEFPLPLSRQRDCNFSFAGIKNNSFRAIRKQELAERTPPDGIISNYDDFCAGLLRAVSRHLMHRTQRALEYCLQQGLFDAAPPTLVISGGVANNDVIFANLAHLAAQYNCRAFRPSKRYCSDNGVMIAWHGIEQLLQNGQYSLRRDIDCIDIAGSAGFQHTAVNDVALAGIKCKWIKPL, translated from the exons ATGTATGCAGCTGCAGTGCCACAGCTGCTCAGATGTCCGGGCGCATCCAGGCATACCGGCAAACGCCTGGTCAGCTATGTGCTGGGCATCGAAACATCCTGCGATGACACAGGCATTGCCATTGTCGATACAACTGGTCGAGTGCACGCCAATGTGCTCGAGTCCCAGCAGCAGTTCCACACACG TTACGGTGGCATTATACCGCCACGTGCTCAGGATTTGCATCGGGCGCGCATTGAAAACGCCTACGAGCGTTGCCTGGAACAGGCGCAACTGCAGCCGGAGCAATTGGAGGCGATTGCGGTGACGACACGGCCGGGACTGCCGTTGAGCTTAATTGTGGGCCTGCGTTTCGCACGGCATCTGGCACGCCGGGAACATAAACCACTGCTGCCCGTGCATCACATGGAGGCACACGCGCTGCAGGTGCGCATGGAGCAGCTGACAGAGATTGGCTATCCATATCTGTGTCTGCTGATCAGCGGCGGCCACTGTCAGCTGGCCGTAGTGCAGGGTCCCGGCCGTCTGACGCTGCTCGGCGAAACACTGGACGATGCGCCCGGCGAGGCATTCGATAAAATAGCGCGACGCCTGCGGCTCTATGTGCTGCCCCAGTATCGGCTGTGGAACGGCGGTCGTGCCGTCGAGCATGCTGCACAAACGGCACGCCAACCGGCTGCCTATGAGTTTCCGCTGCCGTTGTCGAGGCAGCGCGACTGCAACTTTAGCTTTGCGGGCATCAAGAACAACTCGTTTCGTGCCATACGCAAACAGGAGCTGGCCGAGCGCACGCCGCCCGATGGCATCATCAGCAACTACGATGACTTCTGTGCGGGTCTGCTGCGTGCGGTCAGTCGCCATTTGATGCATCGCACACAGCGCGCCCTCGAGTACTGTCTGCAGCAGGGCTTATTTGATGCCGCGCCACCCACCCTGGTTATCTCGGGCGGCGTTGCCAACAACGATGTGATCTTTGCGAATCTGGCCCATTTGGCGGCGCAATACAATTGCCGCGCCTTTCGACCCTCAAAGCGCTACTGTTCCGACAACGGCGTCATGATAGCCTGGCACGGCATCGAGCAACTGCTGCAGAATGGGCAGTATAGCCTGCGCCGGGACATCGATTGCATTGATATTGCAGGCAGCGCTGGCTTTCAGCACACGGCGGTCAACGATGTGGCGCTGGCGGGCATCAAATGCAAGTGGATCAAACCGCTTTAG
- the LOC6634826 gene encoding Golgi resident protein GCP60 has translation MDNNSSSSSSRPGNTSTLEKWGFPLQELYRLAFTFYKQNSGKAIHLSYEDNLKLIAFKQQAAVGPFNANHAPALGVLDVIGRDRQQHWQLLGDITREQAMEGFIDLLDTMCSAFRPYIEAVRQNRDENLKAELRRMELEKEARQKREREQQELLEEGYKEELQRRQLQDALNKQTYQQFKLYAEKQFPGNPEQQAVLIHQLQREHYHQYMQQLHLQSQGQAHAANPNQNLEHQQTPDQDNDVLLLAEAEQQEQQQQQQQQMNNNNSNSCGHNTGSANLAQAMDGLQLNEFESQSQPGEQPAQSEQLAGDEYDDYVMIRPAKIWTRPDIEQFKTEVSAGDGDGVITIGHGDTVTVRVPTNMNGKCIFWEFATDNYDIGFGIYFEWAKPVTNEVTVHVSDSDEDEDCVDEDYLSTTEDLESGSLSQDRHALAAQNAAAAAATKPPISIIVPIYRRECYNEVYVGSHSYPGEGVYLLKFDNSYSIWRSKTLYYRVYYER, from the exons ATggataacaacagcagcagcagcagcagcagaccaGGCAATACAAGTACTTTGGAGAAATGGGGCTTCCCATTGCAGGAGCTTTACCGTCTCGCGTTTACATTCTACAAAC AGAACTCGGGCAAGGCCATACACCTGTCCTACGAGGACAATCTCAAGCTGATCGCCTTCAAGCAACAGGCCGCGGTCGGCCCGTTTAACGCCAACCATGCGCCGGCTCTGGGCGTTCTGGACGTGATCGGCCGCGACAGGCAGCAGCACTGGCAGCTGCTCGGCGACATAACGCGCGAGCAGGCAATGGAGGGCTTCATCGATCTGCTGGACACCATGTGCAGTGCCTTTCGGCCGTACATTGAGGCGGTGCGTCAGAATCGCGATGAGAACCTAAAGGCCGAGCTGCGTCGCATGGAGCTGGAGAAGGAGGCGCGCCAGAAACGCGAACGCGAACAGCAGGAGCTGCTCGAGGAGGGCTACAAGGAGGAATTGCAACGCCGTCAGCTGCAGGATGCGCTCAACAAGCAGACATATCAGCAGTTTAAG CTGTACGCGGAAAAGCAGTTCCCCGGCAATCCGGAGCAGCAGGCGGTGCTTATACATCAGCTGCAGCGGGAGCACTATCATCAGTATATGCAgcagttgcatttgcaaaGTCAGGGCCAGGCGCACGCAGCGAATCCCAATCAGAATCTGGAACACCAGCAGACGCCCGACCAGGACAACGATGTGCTGCTGCTAGCGGAGGCGGaacagcaggaacagcagcagcagcagcagcagcagatgaacaacaacaatagcaacagctgCGGCCATAATACTGGCAGCGCCAATCTGGCCCAGGCCATGGATGGACTGCAGCTGAACGAATTCGAGAGCCAGTCGCAGCCGGGCGAGCAGCCGGCACAGTCGGAGCAGCTGGCTGGCGATGAGTACGATGATTATGTGATGATACGTCCGGCCAAGATTTGGACGCGTCCCGATATCGAACAGTTCAAGACTGAAGTATCCGCCGGCGATGGCGATGGTGTCATTACCATTGGACACGGCGATACGGTAACG GTGCGCGTGCCCACAAATATGAACGGCAAGTGCATCTTCTGGGAGTTTGCGACAGACAATTACGACATCGGTTTCGGCATTTACTTTGAGTGGGCGAAGCCCGTAACCAACGAGGTGACGGTGCATGTGAGCGACAGCGACGAGGATGAGGATTGTGTCGATGAGGATTATCTATCGACCACGGAGGATTTGGAGTCCGGCTCCCTGTCGCAGGATCGGCATGCATTGGCCGCACAAAATgcggccgccgccgccgccacaaAGCCGCCCATTTCCATAATTGTGCCAATCTATCGGCGCGAATGCTACAACGAGGTCTACGTCGGCTCCCATTCGTATCCCGGCGAGGGTGTCTATTTACTGAAATTTGACAATAGCTACAGCATTTGGCGTTCGAAAACGCTTTATTATCGCGTCTATTACGAGCGATAA